From the genome of Candidatus Methylomirabilis sp.:
ACGGCACCGCCACCTGGAACGGCTACCGGGTGCCTCCGGACGCCGGGGGGCATCTGAACCTCCAGGAGCTCACCGGCCTGGCGCGGGAGGTGGCGGGGGAGGGTCATCACTTCCGGGTCATCCAGCTCCCGCTGAACCTGGGGATGCCCGAGGCCCTGGTGCATGCGACGCAGAAACTGGACGGGGAGCAGGTGCCGGTGCTTGAGGCGGCAGCCGGTCTGGGAATCTACGTGATGGCGAGCGCCTCCCTCCTGCAGTCCCGCCTGACCCGCGGCATGCCCCCGTTCCTCGCCGAGGTCCTGACGGGCCTCGAGACCGATGCCCAGCGGGCCCTCCAGTTCGTCCGCTCGGCCCCGGGGCTCGGGACGGCCCTGGTGGGGATGAAGCAGGAAGCGCACGTCGTGGAGAACCTGGCGACCGCCCGGGTGCCGCCCGCGCCGCCGGCGCAGTTCGAGCGGCTGTTCACGAAGGGGAACTGAGGGGGAGAAGGGCAGCATGCCCACGGCGGATAGCGCCACGGCGCGGCAGATCACGGTGGATGGCCAGCAACGGCTGATGACCATCCGCTGGGGGGATGGCCACGAGAGCGTCTACCCCTTCGACCTCCTGCGGAAGGAGTGCCCCTGCGCGCTGTGCGGTGAGGAGCGGCGAAAGCGGGCCGAGCAGCAGAAGAAGGGGGGGCTCAGCCTCGCCGTGATGCAGGGGCCGATCGTCCGGGTCGGGGACGCCCAGGTGACGGACGTCCAGAAGGTGGGGCACTACGCCCTCAACTTCACCTGGCAGGACGGGCACAAGACCGGGATCTACACCTACGACTTCCTCCGGTCCCTGTGTCCCTGCCCGGCCTGTGCGGGCGGAGGCGCGGGATGACGGACCCCTTCGAGGGTGAAGAAGAGCTGCCGCCGGTCTCGGTGGAGGAGGCCGTGGCGGAGGTCCGGCGCTGGCTCGACGTGGAGCGGGTGGACCCGGAGCAGATCTTCGCCATGGCGGACGCCCGGACGATCTACTACAAAGATTTAATCCCTCT
Proteins encoded in this window:
- a CDS encoding DUF971 domain-containing protein codes for the protein MPTADSATARQITVDGQQRLMTIRWGDGHESVYPFDLLRKECPCALCGEERRKRAEQQKKGGLSLAVMQGPIVRVGDAQVTDVQKVGHYALNFTWQDGHKTGIYTYDFLRSLCPCPACAGGGAG